AAGGCCCTCACGGCTGACCGCTGATGGCTCTGACCTGCCGTAAAGCCTTTTACCAGCGGTAGTGGGCGAATGCCTTGTTGGCTTCAGCCATACGGTGAGTGTCTTCCCTCTTCTTGACAGCAGCACCTCTGTGATTAGCCGCTTCCATGAGCTCTGCGGCCAGTCTTTCTTCCATTGTCTTCTCGGGCCTTTTCTGACTGAACTGCACCAGCCACCTTATGGCCAGAGAGACCCTGCGCTCAGCCCTTATCTCCACAGGCACCTGGTATGTAGAACCACCTACCCTGCGGGACTTTACTTCCACAAGAGGCTTTACGTTTTCCACTGCTTTCTCAAAGACCGCCAAAGGATCCTGTTTGGTGCGCTTCTGAATGATCTCCAGAGCCCCGTACATGATCCTTTCGGCCACACTTTTCTTGCCTCGCTTCATGATCACGTTGATGAACTTGGTGATCAGCGGCTTATTGTAAACCGGATCCGGAGGAATCGGTCTACGGGTCACCTCTCTTTTCCTGGGCATACTCCCTGCTCCTCACAAAAGCCTAGACCAGCCAAACCTTAAGTGTTTAATCGCCTTGGAACCTTAAGCTCGCCCCTCACTTGGGTCTTTTGGCCCCGTATTTGGATCTAGACTTACGTCTGTCCTGGACACCTAGGGAATCCAGCGTGCCCCTGATGATATGATAGCGCACTCCGGGCAGATCCTTGACTCTACCTCCTCGGATCAGAACTACCGAGTGCTCCTGAAGGTTGTGCCCCTCGCCCGGGATGTATGAAGTTACCTCATAACCATTGGTGAGCCTTACCCTGGCCACCTTTCTGAGGGCAGAATTGGGTTTCTTGGGAGTAGTAGTATAAACCCTCACGCAGACTCCTCTTTTCTGCGGACAAGCCTGCAAGGCCGGAACCTTGTTCTTCCTTTGAACCTTTGACCGGCCTTTTCTCACCAACTGATTGATCGTGGGCATTGCCCCCTCCTAAAAAGCCCTGGTAACCCGGAAAACTGAAATTACTATTTGTACCCTTCTTCCAATAGATTGTCAAGGGATCTTTCTTCCAGCTCCTCTTCTTCCTGTTCCTCCATCTCCAGTCTCAAGTGCTTATATTCTCTCCTGCCGGTACCAGCCGGAATCAGTCTCCCCATGATCACGTTTTCTTTCAAACCCCTCAAGCAATCCACCTTTCCCTGCACTGCAGCATCCGTGAGGACCTTGGTGGTCTCTTGAAAAGAGGCTGCAGAGATGAAGCTTTCTGTACTTAGGGCAGCCTTTGTGATGCCCAAAAGCAGAGGCTCCCCAATGGCCGGTCTCCCACCTTCTGCCATGACCCTGGCATTCACCTCTTCAAAGGTCTGTTTTTCCACAGCCTCTCCGGCCAAGAAGTCAGTATCTCCTACATCCCTGACCCTGACTCTCCTGAGCATCTGGCGCACTATGACCTCTATGTGCTTGTCATTGATCTTGACACCTTGCAGCCTGTACACCTCCTGCACCTCATCCACCAGGAACTTGGCCAATTCCTTCTCGCCCTTGACCCTTAGAATGTCGTGGGGGTTGGAGGAACCGTCCATGAGCGGCTCTCCGGCCTGGACTCGATCTCCTTCATGCACTCCTATGTGCTTGCCCTTGGGTATCAGGTACTCCCTTGGTTCACCCACCTCTGGGGTAACTATCACCTTTCTCTTACCCTTGGTGTCCTTTCCGAAGGAGACAACACCGTCTATCTCGCTTATCACGGCAAACTCTTTGGGTCTTCTGGCCTCGAATAGCTCTGCCACACGCGGCAGACCTCCTGTGATGTCCTTGGTCTTGGTAGTCTCTCTCGGGATCTTGGCCAGGATGTCACCTGCCTCCACCTCGGCTCCCTCTTCCACCGCGATGAAGGCACCTACCGGCATAGGGTAACGGGCCAGATGCTCGCTTCCCGGAACCCTAAGGGTACGGCCCTTTTCATCCTTTATGGAAACCCTGGGTCTCAAGTCTGGGTCCTTGGTCTCCACTATGACCTTGGTGGAGTGCCCTGTGACAGGATCCTTCTTTTCTGCCATGGTGACACCGTCTATGATGTCCCCAAACTTCACCCTTCCTGCAGCCTCTGTAAGTATGGGTGTATTAAAGGGATCCCACTCGGCCAACAGAGTATTCCTGCCCACTTCCTGCCCGTCGGCCACCATGAGGTAGGCCCCGTAAATCACTGGATAGCGTTCCCTCTCCCGACCATTCTCATCCACCAAGGTGATCTCACCATAGCGGTTCATCACCACGAACCGATCGCCTTTCTTGACGGTGCGCAAATTAGAATAGACTACTTTGCCGGGGTGTCTATTGAAGAGCTTGCTTTGCTCAGCCTTGCCGGCCGCCACGCCACCAATATGAAAGGTGCGCATGGTCAGCTGGGTGCCTGGTTCTCCAATGGACTGGGCAGCTATTATGCCCACTGCCTCCCCGATGTTTACAAGTCTTCCGTGGGCCAGGTCCCTGCCGTAACACAAAGCACAAAGACCATATCTGGACCTGCAGGTCAAAACAGAGCGGATCTTGACCCTGTCTATTCCCGCCTCTTTTATCTTTCGCACCGCCTCCTCGTCTATCATCTCATTGGCCCTTACTATGTACCTGTCCTCTTCGGTTTCGGCCAAGGGGTTTTCCAAGTCCTCAAAGGCGATGCGTCCCAAGACTCGATCGCCCACCTCATCTATGATCTCGCCGCCTTCCACAAGAGAGGTCATCTCGATGCCGTCTGTGGTACCACAGTCCAATTCCTGGATGACCACATCCTGGCATACATCCACCAGCCTTCTTGTGAGATAACCAGAGTTGGCCGTCTTAAGTGCAGTATCCGCCAGTCCTTTTCTAGCGCCATGGGTGGAAATAAAGTACTGGAGAACCGTCAGGCCTTCCCTGAAATTGGCAGTGATGGGGGTCTCGATTATCTCCTGGGAGGGCTTGGCCATCAATCCCCTCATGCCTGCCAATTGCCGAATCTGCAGATGACTGCCTCTGGAGCCAGAGTCCACCATCATGTAGATGGGATTGAAGCTTTCCACCTCCAGGCTCTTTCCATCTGCAGTGGTGACCTTCTCTTTCTTGAGCCTCTCAAGCATGTCCTCTGCCACCTGCTCAGTGGCATTGGCCCAGATGTCCACCACCTTGTTGTATCGCTCTCCGTCGGTGATCCAGCCCTGTGAGTACTGCTCCTCCAGATCCTGCACCTGGGCCTGGGCCTTGCGAAGAATCTCCTCCTTGGTCTCAGGTATGATGAGATCCTTCATGGAAATGGACACCCCGGCCATTGTGGCAAACTGATAGCCCAGGTCCTTGAGACGATCCGCCAGAACCACGGTCTTCTTGTGCCCGGCAAGCCTGTAACAATGATCGATAAGGTTTGCCAGGTCTTTTTTCTTCATGGTACGGTTGTAAACCTCAAAGGGGATCTCAGGCGGCACGATCTCGCTGAGCAACACACGCCCCACTGTGGTTCGCACCTTGCGGCCCTGTATCCTGACTACTATGGGCTGGTGCACTCCCACTTCTCCAGAGTCGTATGCTACCCTCACCTCTTCAGGTCCAAAGAAATGAGGAACCTGTTCTGCCTGCTCCAGATCATCTCTCTGTCTGGTCAGGTAATAAAGGCCCAGCACAATCTCCTGAGAGGGCACTATTATGGGCCTTCCATGTGCCGGGCTAAGAATGTTGTTGCTAGAGAGCATCAGGACCCTTGCTTCCACCTGAGCTTCCACAGAAAGAGGCACATGCACGGCCATCTGATCCCCATCGAAGTCAGCATTGAATGCCGCACACACCAGAGGATGAAGCTGAATGGCCTTGCCCTCTATCAGGATGGGCTCAAAGGCCTGGATGCCCAGCCTGTGCAGAGTCGGAGCCCTGTTCAAAAGCACAGGATACTCGGTCACCACCTCCTCCAGGCAGTCCCAGACCTCGGGGGTCTCCTTCTCCACCAGCTTCTTGGCCGCCTTGATGGTGGTCACATAGCCCTTCTCCTCCAGCTTCTGATAGATGAAGGGCTTGAACAACTCCAGAGCCATCTTCTTGGGCAGCCCGCACTGGTGCAATCTCAGGTCCGGACCCACAACTATGACCGTCCGGCCTGAATAGTCCACTCTCTTGCCCAGCAGATTCTGGCGAAAACGGCCCTGCTTACCCTTTAACATGTCGCTTAGGGACTTGAGCGGTCTCTTGTTGGGCCCGGTAATGACCTTGCCCCTTCGGCCGTTGTCAAACAGGACATCCACGGCCTCCTGGAGCATCCTTTTCTCATTGCGAATTATTATGTCTGGAGCGTTGAGCTCGTAGAGGCGCTTTAACCTGTTGTTCCTGTTGATCACCCTTCGGTACAGGTCATTTAAGTCGGATGTGGCAAATCTTCCACCATCCAAAGGCACCAAAGGCCTCAGGTCTGGAGGAAGCACAGGTATGACCTCCAGAATCATCCACTCGGGCTTGTTCCCGGAATCCCTAAAAGCCTCCATGACCTTGAGCTGCTTGGCAACCTTCTTTCGTTTGGCCTCGGAGGTGGTGAGCTTCATCTCCTCCCGGAGTTTTTCGGCCTCCTTTTCCACGTCCAAAGACTTCAAGAGATCTCGGATGGTCTCTGCCCCCATCCCGGCCTTAAAACTGCCTTCTCCAAATTCCTGGAGCTTCTTCCTGTAGCGCTCCTCGGACAGAAGTTCCCCCACCTGTAGATCCGTATCCCCTGGATCTGTCACGATGTAATTCTCAAAGTACAGAACCCTTTCCAGATCCTTGAGAGTCAAACCCAGAAGAGTGCCTATGCGGCTGGGAAGACATTTCAGAAACCAGATGTGGGCCACAGGCGAAGCCAGCTCTATGTGCCCTAGCCTTTCTCGCCGCACTCTGGAGTGGATCACCTCCACCCCGCACTTCTCACAGACCACGCCGCGATGCTTCATGCGGCGATACTTGCCACAGTTGCACTCATAGTCCTTTGTGGGCCCGAAAATCTTGGCGCAAAACAATCCATCTCTTTCGGGCTTGAAGGTCCTGTAATTGATGGTCTCCGGCTTCTTTACTTCCCCATGGGACCAGGAGCGAATCCTCTCGGGCGAAGCTATGGAAATCCGGATCGCATTAAAGCTCAGGGGATCTTTGGGCTTCTCAAAAAGGGTGTATAGATCTTCCAAGGTTACCTCCCATCAAGATGTCTCATTGACCATCTTTGCAGTCTTGCCCCTCCCACCATCTAGAGAGGCTGCCAAGACGCACCTACCTATGCCCCATCCCCGTCTTCCAACAACTCCACGTTGAGTCCCAGACTCTGCAGCTCCCGCATCAAGACATTGAAAGATTCGGGCAAACCCGGCTCTAGCCTGTATTCCCCCTTCACTATGGACTCATACATCCGATTCCTGCCAGCTATGTCATCTGATTTTACGGTCAGGAATTCCTGTAAGGTGTAGGCCGCACCGTATGCTTCCATAGCCCACACTTCCATTTCCCCCAGTCTCTGACCGCCAAACTGTGCCTTGCCACCCAAAGGCTGCTGTGTGACCAGGGAGTACGGTCCAATGGAACGAGCGTGAATCTTGTCGTCCACAAGATGGTGAAGCTTCATCATGTACATCATTCCCACAGTGACGGGCCTCTGGAAAGGCTCGCCAGTCCTTCCGTCGTAAAGCGTGGCCTGCCCTACAACTGGCAGCCCAGCCTGGCTGAGGGCATCCTGTATCTCTTTTTCCACGGCCCCGTCGAAAACCGGAGTGGCCATGGGAATCCCCGTGCGCAGCTTCTTGGCAACATCCAGAAGCTCTTCCTCGCTCATCTGGTCCAGCAAACTGTCGAATTTCGGTGAAGAATAAATACGGGAAAGCATTTCCTTGACTGCCTTGGCCCCAGCATGAGCATCCAAAAGCCTTCCCACCTGTTCCCCAAGCCCTTTGGCAGCCCAACCCAGGTGAGTCTCCAGTACCTGACCCACATTCATTCGAGAAGGCACACCCAAGGGATTGAGCACCAGGTCCACAGGGGTGCCGTCTTCAAAGTAAGGCATATCCTCCTCGGGCACCACTCTGGAGATCACCCCTTTGTTGCCGTGGCGGCCAGCCATCTTGTCACCCACGGAGAGCTTCCTCTTGATGGCTACGTAAACCTTCACCATCTTGATCACCCCGGGGGGCAACTCGTCGCCTCTTTTCAGCCGCAGGATCCTTTCGTCGAAAACCACCTTG
The nucleotide sequence above comes from bacterium. Encoded proteins:
- the rpsL gene encoding 30S ribosomal protein S12, whose protein sequence is MPTINQLVRKGRSKVQRKNKVPALQACPQKRGVCVRVYTTTPKKPNSALRKVARVRLTNGYEVTSYIPGEGHNLQEHSVVLIRGGRVKDLPGVRYHIIRGTLDSLGVQDRRKSRSKYGAKRPK
- the rpoC gene encoding DNA-directed RNA polymerase subunit beta': MEDLYTLFEKPKDPLSFNAIRISIASPERIRSWSHGEVKKPETINYRTFKPERDGLFCAKIFGPTKDYECNCGKYRRMKHRGVVCEKCGVEVIHSRVRRERLGHIELASPVAHIWFLKCLPSRIGTLLGLTLKDLERVLYFENYIVTDPGDTDLQVGELLSEERYRKKLQEFGEGSFKAGMGAETIRDLLKSLDVEKEAEKLREEMKLTTSEAKRKKVAKQLKVMEAFRDSGNKPEWMILEVIPVLPPDLRPLVPLDGGRFATSDLNDLYRRVINRNNRLKRLYELNAPDIIIRNEKRMLQEAVDVLFDNGRRGKVITGPNKRPLKSLSDMLKGKQGRFRQNLLGKRVDYSGRTVIVVGPDLRLHQCGLPKKMALELFKPFIYQKLEEKGYVTTIKAAKKLVEKETPEVWDCLEEVVTEYPVLLNRAPTLHRLGIQAFEPILIEGKAIQLHPLVCAAFNADFDGDQMAVHVPLSVEAQVEARVLMLSSNNILSPAHGRPIIVPSQEIVLGLYYLTRQRDDLEQAEQVPHFFGPEEVRVAYDSGEVGVHQPIVVRIQGRKVRTTVGRVLLSEIVPPEIPFEVYNRTMKKKDLANLIDHCYRLAGHKKTVVLADRLKDLGYQFATMAGVSISMKDLIIPETKEEILRKAQAQVQDLEEQYSQGWITDGERYNKVVDIWANATEQVAEDMLERLKKEKVTTADGKSLEVESFNPIYMMVDSGSRGSHLQIRQLAGMRGLMAKPSQEIIETPITANFREGLTVLQYFISTHGARKGLADTALKTANSGYLTRRLVDVCQDVVIQELDCGTTDGIEMTSLVEGGEIIDEVGDRVLGRIAFEDLENPLAETEEDRYIVRANEMIDEEAVRKIKEAGIDRVKIRSVLTCRSRYGLCALCYGRDLAHGRLVNIGEAVGIIAAQSIGEPGTQLTMRTFHIGGVAAGKAEQSKLFNRHPGKVVYSNLRTVKKGDRFVVMNRYGEITLVDENGRERERYPVIYGAYLMVADGQEVGRNTLLAEWDPFNTPILTEAAGRVKFGDIIDGVTMAEKKDPVTGHSTKVIVETKDPDLRPRVSIKDEKGRTLRVPGSEHLARYPMPVGAFIAVEEGAEVEAGDILAKIPRETTKTKDITGGLPRVAELFEARRPKEFAVISEIDGVVSFGKDTKGKRKVIVTPEVGEPREYLIPKGKHIGVHEGDRVQAGEPLMDGSSNPHDILRVKGEKELAKFLVDEVQEVYRLQGVKINDKHIEVIVRQMLRRVRVRDVGDTDFLAGEAVEKQTFEEVNARVMAEGGRPAIGEPLLLGITKAALSTESFISAASFQETTKVLTDAAVQGKVDCLRGLKENVIMGRLIPAGTGRREYKHLRLEMEEQEEEELEERSLDNLLEEGYK
- the rpsG gene encoding 30S ribosomal protein S7 yields the protein MPRKREVTRRPIPPDPVYNKPLITKFINVIMKRGKKSVAERIMYGALEIIQKRTKQDPLAVFEKAVENVKPLVEVKSRRVGGSTYQVPVEIRAERRVSLAIRWLVQFSQKRPEKTMEERLAAELMEAANHRGAAVKKREDTHRMAEANKAFAHYRW